The Glycine soja cultivar W05 unplaced genomic scaffold, ASM419377v2 tig00104511_1_pilon_84547_1256723, whole genome shotgun sequence genome contains a region encoding:
- the LOC114404540 gene encoding DExH-box ATP-dependent RNA helicase DExH9-like, protein MGSLQDCMRHASYPHGYTHPSSQTHTTVESAKNFSFPLDPFQSKAITCLQNAEFVMVFVHTFARKTMVALHVIGMSLYNGQRVIYTSPIKALSNQKYKEFKDTRHLFK, encoded by the exons ATGGGGTCACTGCAAGATTGTATGCGCCATGCCTCATATCCACATGGTTACACCCACCCTTCTTCTCAAACTCACACCACTGTAGAATCCGCCAAGAACTTCTCTTTCCCTCTCGACCCCTTTCAGTCCAAAGCCATTACTTGCCTCCAAAATGCTGAGTTCGTCATG GTTTTTGTACACACCTTTGCTAGGAAAACCATGGTGGCATTGCATGTTATTGGCATGTCCCTCTACAATGGCCAGCGCGTCATCTACACTTCCCCTATCAAGGCACTGAGCAACCAGAAGTACAAAGAATTCAAGGATACTAGACACTTATTCAAATAg
- the LOC114404549 gene encoding selenoprotein H-like, protein MPPAKRKAEGTAAAAASSAAAPMRVTRAAAKRAAASSDPPPVPVVKKAAKKAKVAAAAKKQKRNEKENEDVPVESENKAEEKEEGGDASEKNVLDASNKTIVVEHCKQCNSFKTRANLVKVGLEKADIGITVILNPEKPRKGCFEIRQEGGGKKFITLLDLKRPFKPMKDLDMDKVISDIIEEISKTS, encoded by the exons ATGCCGCCGGCGAAGCGCAAAGCGGAGGGAACTGCTGCAGCTGCCGCTTCTTCTGCGGCGGCTCCGATGAGAGTCACTCGTGCTGCGGCGAAGCGCGCCGCCGCGAGCTCCGACCCTCCGCCGGTGCCGGTGGTTAAGAAGGCGGCGAAGAAGGCCAAAGTTGCTGCTGCTGCTAAGAAGCAGAAAAGGAACgaaaaggaaaatgaagatgTTCCGGTTGAGAGCGAGAACAAAgcggaagaaaaagaagaaggaggagaCGCCTCCGAGAAGAACGTTCTAGACGCTTCCAACAAGACCATCGTCGTCGAACACTG cAAGCAATGTAACTCCTTCAAGACCAGGGCCAATCTGGTGAAGGTCGGCCTTGAGAAGGCCGACATTGGAATCACTGTGATTTTAAACCCTGAGAAG CCAAGGAAAGGATGCTTTGAAATACGGCAAGAAGGGGGTGGCAAGAAGTTCATAACTCTCTTG GACTTGAAGCGTCCATTTAAACCAATGAAGGATTTGGACATGGACAAGGTCATCTCGGACATCATTGAGGAAATATCAAAGACTAGTTGA